The following are encoded together in the Equus przewalskii isolate Varuska chromosome 14, EquPr2, whole genome shotgun sequence genome:
- the GPR75 gene encoding probable G-protein coupled receptor 75 isoform X1, whose translation MALMPLALHPPGRRAELGSGLRDGGGGAALRPPGRRKSHFSLKMNSTDHLQDAPNTTLLHVPHSQGGNNTALQEDLQDLIHTATLVTCTFLLTVIFCLGSYGNFIVFLSFFDPAFRKFRTNFDFMILNLSFCDLFICGVTAPMFIFVLFFSLASSIPDAFCFTFHLTSSGFIIMSLKTVAVIALHRLRMVLGKQPNRTASFPCTLLLTLLLWATSFTLATLATLKTSKSHLCLPMSSLIAGEGKAILSLYVVDFTFCVAVVSVSYIMIAQTLRKNAQVRKCPPIITVDASRPQPFMGAPVKGGGDPIQGTMPALYRNQNYNKLQHVQTHGYTKSPNQLQTPAASRLQLVSAVNLSTAKDSKAVVTCVIIVLSVLVCCLPLGISLVQVVLSSSGSFILYQFELFGFTLIFFKSGLNPFIYSRNSAGLRRKVLWCLQYIGLGFFCCKQKTRLRAMGKGNLEVNRNKSSHHETNSAYMLSPKPQKKFVDQACGPSHSKESVVSPKISVGHQHYGQSSSTPINTRIEPYYSIYNSSPSQEESIPCNLQPVNSFGFANSYIAMHYHTTNDLMQEYDSASAKQIPVPSV comes from the exons ATGGCGCTGATGCCTCTAGCCCTGCATCCTCCAGGGCGgcgggcagagctggggtccGGGCTgcgagatggaggaggaggggcggCGCTGCGGCCACCGGGCAG AAGGAAgagtcatttttctctgaagatgaacTCAACGGACCACCTTCAGGATGCTCCCAACACTACCTTGCTACATGTGCCTCACTCCCAGGGAGGAAACAACACTGCTCTCCAGGAAGATCTCCAGGATCTCATCCACACAGCCACTTTGGTAACCTGTACTTTTCTACTCACAGTCATCTTCTGCCTGGGCTCTTATGGCAACTTCATTGTCTTCTTGTCCTTCTTTGATCCAGCCTTCAGGAAATTCAGAACCAACTTTGATTTCATGATCCTAAACCTGTCCTTCTGTGACCTCTTCATTTGTGGAGTGACGGCCCCCATGTTCATCTTTGTGTTATTCTTCAGCTTAGCCAGTAGCATCCCGGATGCTTTCTGCTTCACCTTCCATCTCACCAGTTCAGGCTTCATCATCATGTCTCTCAAGACAGTGGCAGTGATTGCCCTGCATCGGCTGCGCATGGTGTTGGGGAAGCAGCCCAATCGCACGGCCTCCTTTCCCTGCACCTTGCTCCTCACTCTGCTTCTCTGGGCCACCAGTTTCACCCTCGCCACCTTGGCCACTCTGAAAACCAGTAAGTCCCACCTCTGCCTTCCCATGTCCAGTCTGATTGCTGGAGAAGGGAAAGCCATCCTGTCTCTCTATGTGGTCGACTTCACCTTTTGTGTTGCTGTGGTCTCTGTCTCTTACATCATGATTGCTCAGACCCTGCGGAAAAATGCTCAAGTCAGAAAGTGCCCCCCCATAATCACAGTTGATGCTTCTAGACCACAGCCTTTCATGGGAGCCCCTGTGAAGGGAGGTGGAGATCCCATCCAAGGTACCATGCCAGCTCTATACAGGAACCAGAATTACAACAAACTGCAGCACGTTCAGACCCATGGGTACACCAAGAGTCCCAACCAGCTGCAAACCCCTGCAGCCAGCCGGCTCCAGCTGGTGTCAGCTGTCAATCTCTCCACAGCTAAGGATTCCAAAGCAGTGGTCACCTGTGTGATCATCGTGCTGTCGGTCCTGGTGTGCTGTCTTCCACTAGGGATTTCCTTGGTGCAGGTGGTTCTGTCCAGCAGTGGGAGCTTCATCCTTTACCAGTTTGAACTGTTTGGATTTACCCTTATATTTTTCAAGTCAGGATTAAACCCTTTTATATATTCTCGGAACAGTGCAGGGCTGAGAAGGAAAGTACTCTGGTGCCTCCAGTACATAGGCCTGGGGTTTTTCTGCTGTAAACAGAAGACTCGACTTCGAGCCATGGGAAAAGGGAACCTTGAAGTCAACAGAAACAAATCCTCTCATCATGAAACAAACTCTGCCTACATGTTGTCTCCAAAGCCCCAGAAGAAATTTGTGGACCAGGCTTGTGGCCCAAGTCATTCAAAGGAAAGTGTGGTTAGTCCCAAGATCTCTGTGGGACATCAACACTATGGTCAGAGCAGCTCAACGCCCATCAACACTCGCATTGAGCCGTACTACAGCATCTACAACAGCAGCCCATCCCAAGAAGAGAGCATCCCATGTAACTTACAGCCAGTAAACTCTTTCGGATTTGCCAATTCATATATTGCCATGCATTATCACACCACTAATGATTTAATGCAAGAATATGACAGTGCTTCAGCCAAGCAGATTCCAGTCCCCTCTGTTTAG
- the GPR75 gene encoding probable G-protein coupled receptor 75 isoform X2, producing MRGGGGDGADASSPASSRAAGRAGVRAARWRRRGGAAATGQKEESFFSEDELNGPPSGCSQHYLATCASLPGRKQHCSPGRSPGSHPHSHFAFRKFRTNFDFMILNLSFCDLFICGVTAPMFIFVLFFSLASSIPDAFCFTFHLTSSGFIIMSLKTVAVIALHRLRMVLGKQPNRTASFPCTLLLTLLLWATSFTLATLATLKTSKSHLCLPMSSLIAGEGKAILSLYVVDFTFCVAVVSVSYIMIAQTLRKNAQVRKCPPIITVDASRPQPFMGAPVKGGGDPIQGTMPALYRNQNYNKLQHVQTHGYTKSPNQLQTPAASRLQLVSAVNLSTAKDSKAVVTCVIIVLSVLVCCLPLGISLVQVVLSSSGSFILYQFELFGFTLIFFKSGLNPFIYSRNSAGLRRKVLWCLQYIGLGFFCCKQKTRLRAMGKGNLEVNRNKSSHHETNSAYMLSPKPQKKFVDQACGPSHSKESVVSPKISVGHQHYGQSSSTPINTRIEPYYSIYNSSPSQEESIPCNLQPVNSFGFANSYIAMHYHTTNDLMQEYDSASAKQIPVPSV from the exons ATGCGCGGAGGCGGCGGCGATGGCGCTGATGCCTCTAGCCCTGCATCCTCCAGGGCGgcgggcagagctggggtccGGGCTgcgagatggaggaggaggggcggCGCTGCGGCCACCGGGCAG AAGGAAgagtcatttttctctgaagatgaacTCAACGGACCACCTTCAGGATGCTCCCAACACTACCTTGCTACATGTGCCTCACTCCCAGGGAGGAAACAACACTGCTCTCCAGGAAGATCTCCAGGATCTCATCCACACAGCCACTTTG CCTTCAGGAAATTCAGAACCAACTTTGATTTCATGATCCTAAACCTGTCCTTCTGTGACCTCTTCATTTGTGGAGTGACGGCCCCCATGTTCATCTTTGTGTTATTCTTCAGCTTAGCCAGTAGCATCCCGGATGCTTTCTGCTTCACCTTCCATCTCACCAGTTCAGGCTTCATCATCATGTCTCTCAAGACAGTGGCAGTGATTGCCCTGCATCGGCTGCGCATGGTGTTGGGGAAGCAGCCCAATCGCACGGCCTCCTTTCCCTGCACCTTGCTCCTCACTCTGCTTCTCTGGGCCACCAGTTTCACCCTCGCCACCTTGGCCACTCTGAAAACCAGTAAGTCCCACCTCTGCCTTCCCATGTCCAGTCTGATTGCTGGAGAAGGGAAAGCCATCCTGTCTCTCTATGTGGTCGACTTCACCTTTTGTGTTGCTGTGGTCTCTGTCTCTTACATCATGATTGCTCAGACCCTGCGGAAAAATGCTCAAGTCAGAAAGTGCCCCCCCATAATCACAGTTGATGCTTCTAGACCACAGCCTTTCATGGGAGCCCCTGTGAAGGGAGGTGGAGATCCCATCCAAGGTACCATGCCAGCTCTATACAGGAACCAGAATTACAACAAACTGCAGCACGTTCAGACCCATGGGTACACCAAGAGTCCCAACCAGCTGCAAACCCCTGCAGCCAGCCGGCTCCAGCTGGTGTCAGCTGTCAATCTCTCCACAGCTAAGGATTCCAAAGCAGTGGTCACCTGTGTGATCATCGTGCTGTCGGTCCTGGTGTGCTGTCTTCCACTAGGGATTTCCTTGGTGCAGGTGGTTCTGTCCAGCAGTGGGAGCTTCATCCTTTACCAGTTTGAACTGTTTGGATTTACCCTTATATTTTTCAAGTCAGGATTAAACCCTTTTATATATTCTCGGAACAGTGCAGGGCTGAGAAGGAAAGTACTCTGGTGCCTCCAGTACATAGGCCTGGGGTTTTTCTGCTGTAAACAGAAGACTCGACTTCGAGCCATGGGAAAAGGGAACCTTGAAGTCAACAGAAACAAATCCTCTCATCATGAAACAAACTCTGCCTACATGTTGTCTCCAAAGCCCCAGAAGAAATTTGTGGACCAGGCTTGTGGCCCAAGTCATTCAAAGGAAAGTGTGGTTAGTCCCAAGATCTCTGTGGGACATCAACACTATGGTCAGAGCAGCTCAACGCCCATCAACACTCGCATTGAGCCGTACTACAGCATCTACAACAGCAGCCCATCCCAAGAAGAGAGCATCCCATGTAACTTACAGCCAGTAAACTCTTTCGGATTTGCCAATTCATATATTGCCATGCATTATCACACCACTAATGATTTAATGCAAGAATATGACAGTGCTTCAGCCAAGCAGATTCCAGTCCCCTCTGTTTAG
- the GPR75 gene encoding probable G-protein coupled receptor 75 isoform X3 has translation MNSTDHLQDAPNTTLLHVPHSQGGNNTALQEDLQDLIHTATLVTCTFLLTVIFCLGSYGNFIVFLSFFDPAFRKFRTNFDFMILNLSFCDLFICGVTAPMFIFVLFFSLASSIPDAFCFTFHLTSSGFIIMSLKTVAVIALHRLRMVLGKQPNRTASFPCTLLLTLLLWATSFTLATLATLKTSKSHLCLPMSSLIAGEGKAILSLYVVDFTFCVAVVSVSYIMIAQTLRKNAQVRKCPPIITVDASRPQPFMGAPVKGGGDPIQGTMPALYRNQNYNKLQHVQTHGYTKSPNQLQTPAASRLQLVSAVNLSTAKDSKAVVTCVIIVLSVLVCCLPLGISLVQVVLSSSGSFILYQFELFGFTLIFFKSGLNPFIYSRNSAGLRRKVLWCLQYIGLGFFCCKQKTRLRAMGKGNLEVNRNKSSHHETNSAYMLSPKPQKKFVDQACGPSHSKESVVSPKISVGHQHYGQSSSTPINTRIEPYYSIYNSSPSQEESIPCNLQPVNSFGFANSYIAMHYHTTNDLMQEYDSASAKQIPVPSV, from the coding sequence atgaacTCAACGGACCACCTTCAGGATGCTCCCAACACTACCTTGCTACATGTGCCTCACTCCCAGGGAGGAAACAACACTGCTCTCCAGGAAGATCTCCAGGATCTCATCCACACAGCCACTTTGGTAACCTGTACTTTTCTACTCACAGTCATCTTCTGCCTGGGCTCTTATGGCAACTTCATTGTCTTCTTGTCCTTCTTTGATCCAGCCTTCAGGAAATTCAGAACCAACTTTGATTTCATGATCCTAAACCTGTCCTTCTGTGACCTCTTCATTTGTGGAGTGACGGCCCCCATGTTCATCTTTGTGTTATTCTTCAGCTTAGCCAGTAGCATCCCGGATGCTTTCTGCTTCACCTTCCATCTCACCAGTTCAGGCTTCATCATCATGTCTCTCAAGACAGTGGCAGTGATTGCCCTGCATCGGCTGCGCATGGTGTTGGGGAAGCAGCCCAATCGCACGGCCTCCTTTCCCTGCACCTTGCTCCTCACTCTGCTTCTCTGGGCCACCAGTTTCACCCTCGCCACCTTGGCCACTCTGAAAACCAGTAAGTCCCACCTCTGCCTTCCCATGTCCAGTCTGATTGCTGGAGAAGGGAAAGCCATCCTGTCTCTCTATGTGGTCGACTTCACCTTTTGTGTTGCTGTGGTCTCTGTCTCTTACATCATGATTGCTCAGACCCTGCGGAAAAATGCTCAAGTCAGAAAGTGCCCCCCCATAATCACAGTTGATGCTTCTAGACCACAGCCTTTCATGGGAGCCCCTGTGAAGGGAGGTGGAGATCCCATCCAAGGTACCATGCCAGCTCTATACAGGAACCAGAATTACAACAAACTGCAGCACGTTCAGACCCATGGGTACACCAAGAGTCCCAACCAGCTGCAAACCCCTGCAGCCAGCCGGCTCCAGCTGGTGTCAGCTGTCAATCTCTCCACAGCTAAGGATTCCAAAGCAGTGGTCACCTGTGTGATCATCGTGCTGTCGGTCCTGGTGTGCTGTCTTCCACTAGGGATTTCCTTGGTGCAGGTGGTTCTGTCCAGCAGTGGGAGCTTCATCCTTTACCAGTTTGAACTGTTTGGATTTACCCTTATATTTTTCAAGTCAGGATTAAACCCTTTTATATATTCTCGGAACAGTGCAGGGCTGAGAAGGAAAGTACTCTGGTGCCTCCAGTACATAGGCCTGGGGTTTTTCTGCTGTAAACAGAAGACTCGACTTCGAGCCATGGGAAAAGGGAACCTTGAAGTCAACAGAAACAAATCCTCTCATCATGAAACAAACTCTGCCTACATGTTGTCTCCAAAGCCCCAGAAGAAATTTGTGGACCAGGCTTGTGGCCCAAGTCATTCAAAGGAAAGTGTGGTTAGTCCCAAGATCTCTGTGGGACATCAACACTATGGTCAGAGCAGCTCAACGCCCATCAACACTCGCATTGAGCCGTACTACAGCATCTACAACAGCAGCCCATCCCAAGAAGAGAGCATCCCATGTAACTTACAGCCAGTAAACTCTTTCGGATTTGCCAATTCATATATTGCCATGCATTATCACACCACTAATGATTTAATGCAAGAATATGACAGTGCTTCAGCCAAGCAGATTCCAGTCCCCTCTGTTTAG